The segment gcttgtatctcgcaattctgacttttttctctcacaaatgtgagtttgtttctctcaattctgactttctcacaattgactttttttctcacaaatgtgaatttgtgtctctcagttctgacttttttctctcagaattgcatgatataaactaatttgcgacattcagaattgcaagaaaaaaacagcatttctgaGTTTCTCGCAagttgtaagtttgtatcttagttctgacttttttttctctcagaattacgtaatataaactaaaagtctgaattgcgagatgaaaattgcaattgtgactttttcgcaacttcatatttcgcaattctgactttttctttctgaattgcctgatataaacacaattgcgagaaataaagtgtgaatgtttatatctcgcaattctgacttttttctcataaatgcgagtttgtatctctcaattctgactatttttcttgcaaatgccagtatatatctcgcaattaaatttttttctcagaattgtgagacataaacttacaattgtgagtccaattctgagggggaaaaaaagactgatatgatttcagaattgcgagataaaaacattTCTGAGTTTTGTGTTTATCAATTATcagttttttctcacaaatttaagtttgtatctctcagttctgactttttctctcagaatacatgatataaactcacaactgcaagaaataaagtcagaaatgtgagataaaaactcacaattgtgagaaataatgtcagaattaaaaaaaaaaaaatgcaatcctgacttttctgcgggtttgtctcgcaattcaaatttttaacaaatgtgagtttctatcaattctgacttttttctgtgatacacacaattgcaagaaattaagtctgaactgtgagaaataaaactcacaattgtgagaaataaagttagaattgcaagacaaaaacttgcaattctgacttttttgtcagcttgtatctcgcaattctgacttttttctctcacaaatgtgagtttgtttctctcaattctgactttttctcacaactgacttttttctcacagatgTGAGTTtgtctctcagttctgacttttttctctcagaattgcatgatattaactcatttgcgacaaagtcagaattgcaagaaaaaaaaaacagcatttctgaGTTTCTCGCAagttttttcttgaaaatgtaagtttgtatcttagttctgacttttttttctctcagaattacataatataaactaaaagtctgaattgcgagataaaaattgcaattgtgactttttcgcAACTTCAtatttcgcagttctgactttttctttctgaattgcctgatataaacacaattgcgagaaataaagcgtgagtgtttatatcttgcaattctgactttttttctcataaatgcaagtttgtatctctcaattctgactttttttctcagaattgtgagacaaaaacttataattgtgagtccaattctgagggggaagaAGACTGaaaattgcctgatataaacacaattgcgagaaataaagtgtgagataaaaacttgcaattctgactttttgtcagcttgtttctctcaattctgactttttgtcacaaatgtgagtttgtgtctcagttctgacttttttctctcagaattgcatgatataaaatcatTTGCGACAAAGTcggaatttcaagaaaaaaacagcatttctgaGTTTCTCGCAAGTTTTTTCTCGaaaatgtaagtttgtatcttagttctgactttttttcactctcagaattacgtaatataaactaaaagtctgaattgcgagataaaaattgtgcaattttgcaattgtgactttttcgcAACTTCATatttcgcaaatctgactttttctttctGAATTGCCGCACACAATTGcgaacacaattgcgagaaataaagtgtgagtgtttatatcttgcaattctgacttttttctcataaatgcgagtttgtatctctcaattctgattatttttcttgcaaatgcgagtatatatctcgcaactgacttttttttctaagaattgtgagacataaacttacaattgtgagtccaattctgagggggaaaaaagactgatatgatttcagaattgcgagataaaaacattTCTGAGTTTTGTGTTTATCAATTATcagttttttctcacaaatttaagtttgtatctctcagttctgactttttctctcagaatacatgatataaactcacaacggcaagaaataaagtcagaaatgtgagataaaaactcacaattgtgagaaataatgtcagaataaaaaaaaatgcaatcctgacttttctgcgggtttgtctcgcaattcaaatttttaacaaatgtgagtttatcaattctgactttttttccgtgatacacacaattgcgagaaataaagtctgaactgtgagaaaaaaaactcacaattgtgagaaataaagtctgaactgtgaggaaaaaaactcacaattgtgagaaataaagttagaattgcaagacaaaaatttgcaattctgactttcttgtcagcttgtatctcgcaattctgacttttttctctcacaaatgtgagtttgtttctctcaattctgacttttttctctcacaaatgtgagtttgtttctctcaattctgacttttttctctcacaaatgtgagtttgtttctctcaattctgacttttttctctcacaaatgtgagtttgtttctctcaattctgacttttttctctcacaaatgtgagtttgtttctctcaattctgacttttttctctcacaaatgtgagtttgtttctctcaattctgactttttctcacaattgacttttttctcacaaatgtgagtttgtctctcagttctgacttttttctctcagaattgcatgatataaactcatttgtgacaaagtcagaattgcaaaaaaaaaaacagcatttctgaGTTTCTCGCAagttttttcttgaaaatgtaagtttgtatcttagttctgacttttttttctctcagaattacataatataaactaaaagtctgaattgcgagataaaaattgcaattgtgactttttcgcAACTTCATATttagcagttctgactttttctttctgaattgcgagaaataaagtgtgagtgtttatatcttgcaattctgacttttttctcataaatgcaagtttgtgaaaaaagactgatatgatttcagaattgcgagataaaaacattTCCGAGTTTTGTGTTTAtcaattatcaatttttttttctcaccaatctaagtttgtatctctcagttctgacttttttcctctcagaattgcctgatataaacacaattgcgagaaataaagtgtgagataaaaacaattgcaatttgcaattctgacttttttttcacgcAAATGCGCAAGTTACAACTGTCCaaatctgaggggaaaaaagactgatatgattTCAAAATTGCAACTATTCTGACATAAGtcgaaaaaaaagtcacaattgtgtattcagtggtggaaacaggcttccatatatttcagttaatatttaagtgacaaaaatgttttagttaataataatcACCCTGGTTGATAACCAGTATTACTAAGCATTAAACTACAGTGACTCAGATGGACTTACTTGATCCGGTCCATTAGCAAAGAAACCACATTCCTCAGGCTGCCTACTAGACCACCTTTACCGTCTGATTTATACTGGCCAAACTAGAGGAAGCAATGGGAAATATTCAATATTCAGAAACACTCCATCAACATCTGTCAAGTGTATTACACAATACAATGCAATGCTTTATCGATCTTAATGCGATCACACTGATGACATTACCCTCAGAATGGCCTGAACCGTTTGCAGAGGATACGTTGCAGATGTTGCAATAGCTTTAGCGATGGCACCAATGAGAAAGATTTCAAACGATGATATCTGCACATATAGATGAGACTTTTTGGTTATTGCATAAATTCACAAATGCCAGTCATCATGCCAGTTTTTCGCCCCTCACCTTCCTGCCTCCACGTCCCGCTTTTCGCTTCATGGCCTCGTAGAACATAAACTGCACAGCAGGGTTGAATACAAGCACGAGAGACGGCAGCGTCCCGTTCCACAGTGTTCCCACTCCCTCGTTGGCTATTATCTGGGAGAAGGCATCTTTGAAAGGAAAACAATAATGTGATATGATTCACTGCTGACAACACAGACCTATTATTTTAATAAGATGTGGTCACATTTGCTTTAGATTGATGAATTTCTAAATCATTTCAATAGTAATCCACATGATTTCTTCGCAACAGGTTCAAGTTGGTCATGTGACTCATGTCTCAAGCTACATTAACCAACAGAAAGCTGCATGGTTTTAAAGTAATTCCTGTGTGATCTTTTACAGTGATAGACTATTGCCAAATTTAATTTTCCCATGAAATTTGACCACTAACTTTAACCACTAAAAATCAGTCTAGAGTCCATTACTccttatttttaattacagaaaTAATCTAAAAATAACTGAACTGAGTGAGAATATCCCAGTCAGATCAGCTTCTAGATTTGGGAGGACGCCTGCCTCAAGCTCTGTCGATTTTAAATGACATGTCGATTTAAAATTTGTAGTTTATACCTCATGAGATAAGTGAGTGTGTGAGCGGTTCTGACCAAATATGCCCTTATAGTGGGTCTGATGGAGCTCTTCGTTCCTGAACTTTGCCCCCTGGAGTTTCAGTCGTGTGTTCACCACCCACATGGGAGTCGTTAAGAGCACATTAACAGCCCCTAAAAGGCATAAAACAAGACATGAGTGGACATTTTCATCTCAAAGACTGATTATGTGCAGTTGTGTATTTTTCAATGTCGAAATAAAAGTAAGAATAAAGCAGGGttaatttcattaattaaaacttttaaaacaaaactgaaaaaaaattcattaatattagatgaaaaacggAAAATTAGTTctaaaatttcaaaaagtcaaattttaaAGTCAAATCAATAAAATTTTTCATTGAAATGAACATAAAAATTAAAGCTGAAAATTTAaccaaaattaaaacaagaactgaaagtttaaaaataaaagggcattcaaaatattatatagtatatgctcaccaagcctgcatttattcgatccaaagtacggcaaaaacagtaacattttgaaatattttttactatttaacgtAAGTGTTTTCtagttgaatattttttttaaatgtaatttattcctgtgatttcaaagctgaatttttatcatcaatataataaaatgatttgttgctcaagaaaatgttttattattattatcaatatttaaaacagttgcataaaacactaaaacagtacttttttcaggattctttgatgaatagaaagattcaaagatcagtgtgtcagtgtaattttttttatttatttttttggtaaagaaattatagaaattaatacttttatttagcaaatatgctttaaattgatcaaaagtgatgatagatatttatgtttctattcatcaaagaaaccaggaaaaaaaattatattccgctgttttcaacaacaacaataaatgaagAGTTCAAATGCAAAAGCCTTTAAGTGCAGTCTGAAATATTCTtctaaaattagcatttttgtcAGGACCTATACATTGCCATTAAAGGAAAATATACTAAACCTACACAGCAGCCTGATAAAAATGCTCATTTTAGATGAAAATTTCAGATGGCATTTAGaagaggcttttgcatctgaactctttgagaagcaaatcagaatattagaatgatttctgaaggatcatgtgacactgaagactgaagtaatgatgctaaaattcagctttgaaatcacaggaataaattacattttaaaacagttattttatatagtaaaaaacatttcaaaatttgaccgtttttgctgtacttcggatcaaataaatgcaggcttggtgagcagaagagacttctttaaaaacattaaaaatctcactgttcaaaaattttgactggtagcgtacatTGTGAAGAAGATTCAGCTCATGATTTCAGTACCTGATATGAAGCCCATGAGCAAATCTTTGCCAGGCTTGGACCGGTCTGAGACCATGACTCTCTTCAGTGTGTTAAACGTATAGAAGTACACAAAGTTAGAGCAGCACAGGCTAGAAATGACAGGAAACCAGCCACGATACAGAGACAATCTGAAACACAGTCAAAAACAGCATCATGACATAAACAGCCTGGTGTAGCCAACTCAAATCCATTTCACTATTTGCATTTCTTTCAAAcccaatatgtaatataaattgTTCAGTAGTGCCGACACATGTTCACTTAATACACAATCtgttatacagtcaagcccaaaattattcatacccctggcaaattctgacttaaagttacttttattcaaccagcaagtttttttttattagaaatgacacagacgtctaccagaagataataagaccatgtacaagaggcatcattgtggaaaaaatgattactcatcttttatttacattttaacaaaaaaagtggcatgtccaaaattattcatacccttctcaataatgaatagaaaagcctttattggctattacagcaatcaaacgcttcctataattgctgaccagctttttgcatgtctccactggtatttttgtccattcatctttaattcttcaggttggagggtctccttaccatcaccctgatctttagctccctccacagattctctattGGATGttagtcaggactctggctgggccactgcaaatcgttaatgtttttgtttgcaaaccatttcttcaccacttttgctgtgtgttttgggtcgttgtcgtgctgaaatgtccactggtgcccaaggccaagtttctctgcagactgcctgatgttgttgttgagaattttgatgtattgctcctttttcatggtgccgtttactgtgattaggttccctggtccaccggctaaaaattcagattcatcagccctttcctgacttgtgagcagccacaatgcacagccgcaggtcctcagagagctcctttgtcttagccatgactgtccacaaaccaacagcagagatcttctgtttttcacctgttgagttgattaaaacagctgttcccaatgaatcatggtaattaggatgctttagaacagcttggactatttggaatggtatagaactttggattttcccatagactgtgacagtttgcaaagggtatgaataattctggacatctccactttttgttcaaatgtaaataaaagctgagaaataattttttccacaatgatgcctcttgtacatcgtcttattatcttttgggagaagcctgtgtcatttccgtgtaaaaaataaaacttggtggttgaataaaagtaaccttaagtcagaatttgccaggggtatgaataatttcaggcttgactgtgtgTGGTATTTGCAATGTAATAAGTAATTAGGAGTATTTGTACtagggctgcatgattaatcgaatgatgttgtgaggtgcgtttagtcaatgaagccggtactttgattagtagtaaatctccatcacgtgcgttcagctggagcgttcagaggcgtaaatcactgacaagctacgccaaatcgcgctcaaaatcgaatgtgattttgaacgcgatttggcgtagcttgtcagtgatttacgtctctgtgtattaattgccgctccagctgaacgcacgtgatggagatttactactaatcaaagtaccggcttcattgactaaacgcacctcacaacatcgctcgattaatcgtgcagccccaATTTGTACACAACATATTCACTGATGTTTTGAATGTCCCTTATGTTTTCTCTTAGGAATTCATGATGTGTTGTGCATGCTGAACTAAAACTCACATGCCCTCCTCCTTCGCTATCTCCACCAGAATGACAGGGGTGGACTGGGACTTGCGGTTTTCATCCACTGAAACAAATGACAAATGTGAAATTGACATGACTTTCCCATGCATCCTGCAGTGTGACATGCTATGCTTCATCTAAAACCATGACCTATGACCTTGTCAACTGGCATACTACATGCAACATTATTACACAAACTTGTAAAGTCTCTGCAGAattgatttacattacatttacttaACAAATCTTTAGATTGTTTATATGAACCACATAAAACACGACCTGAAGGAGGATGTTTTTACATACTAAAAGGCTGTTTACTTGCTAACAATGTATAAACTATCAATCAGATGACAGAAGGCATGCTGTAGATTGTGTAGAACAGGTTTTTCAGCCAAGTTTGGATCTTGTTGATAATTTAGAGGCCTTCATTTAGAGAGAAATATGCAATCTGTCACACAGCATTGCACAAACTTGAAGGGCTTCCCACatcttcactttttttttctgatactGGACAAAATGTTTGAAGGTTGTTTTAAAAACTGTACTAAAAATTGGCATAACAACATTACTATTTAATTCATTTTCTAGAATTAATTGAActgtaaaatacatacaaaataataaactacATTTAATACAAATTTTACAGTACAGCACAaattacaataccagtcaaaagttaagctttttaatgtgtttgaaagaagtctcttctgttcaccaagcctgcatttatttgtttcaaagtacagcaaatagcAATTtcgaaataattttactatttatttaactGTTTTCTTATTGAAtatgtttattcctgtgatttcaaagctaatttttttagtatcattactccagtcttcagtcttatatgatattttgaaaacagcggagtacatttatttcaggtttctttaatgaatagaaagttcagaagaacagcacttatttgaaatagaaatcttttgtaacattataaatgtctttagcatcacttttgattaattaaatttaaatataatttaatttaaaatgtatccaactgttttaaatattgataataataataaaaatgtttcttgaacagcaaatcagcattttagtgtGTTTTCTGAAGGAACATTTAGATGAAAACTTAGAAGAGGCttttgcatctgttttttgagcagcaaatcagcttagaatgatttctgaaggatcatgtgacactgaagactggagtaataatgctgaaaattcagctttgatcacaggaataaattacattttaaaatatattcaaacagagaacagttattttaaatagtaaaaatatttcacattttgttctgtattttgggtcaaataaatgcaggtttggtgagcagaagagactttaaaacatGAATACTCACCCTGCAGTCTGATCCTGGCTGTGTCCAAAGGGAAGAACACTGTCATTGCTGTAACACTGCCCTACAAGGCAATAAAATATAGTTTAACAAACATCCC is part of the Garra rufa chromosome 1, GarRuf1.0, whole genome shotgun sequence genome and harbors:
- the LOC141337287 gene encoding peroxisomal membrane protein PMP34-like; amino-acid sequence: MSDSSSSLGLLSYETLVHAVAGATGSVTAMTVFFPLDTARIRLQVDENRKSQSTPVILVEIAKEEGILSLYRGWFPVISSLCCSNFVYFYTFNTLKRVMVSDRSKPGKDLLMGFISGAVNVLLTTPMWVVNTRLKLQGAKFRNEELHQTHYKGIFDAFSQIIANEGVGTLWNGTLPSLVLVFNPAVQFMFYEAMKRKAGRGGRKISSFEIFLIGAIAKAIATSATYPLQTVQAILRFGQYKSDGKGGLVGSLRNVVSLLMDRIKKYGLLGLYKGLEAKLLQTVLTAALMFVVYEKITAATFKLMGIQKKLKH